One genomic region from Aerosakkonema funiforme FACHB-1375 encodes:
- a CDS encoding MBL fold metallo-hydrolase translates to MKRRQLMRYTGASLLAAVGTTWVSGFQIVRAQTGGSLSIQWLGHTCFLFTGSNQRILVNPFRTVGCTAGYRSPKVPSDVVLISSQLFDEGSVEGLPGNPKIIYEPGVYKYNSLQYQGITTNHDKFGGRRFGTNTAWRWTQAGVNILHMGGAAAPIEIEQKILMGRPDVLLIPVGGGPKAYGPEEAKQAIQTLNPKLVIPTHYRTQAADKDSCDIVPLEDFLKLMDGMPVRNIDSDTITFSAGELPENGTTIGVLSYKF, encoded by the coding sequence ATGAAACGGCGACAATTGATGCGCTACACGGGAGCGAGTTTGCTCGCAGCTGTAGGAACTACCTGGGTTTCGGGATTTCAAATTGTCAGGGCGCAAACAGGGGGGTCGCTGTCGATCCAGTGGCTGGGCCACACTTGCTTTTTGTTTACTGGTAGTAACCAGCGCATTTTAGTCAATCCATTTCGGACGGTGGGTTGCACGGCGGGATATCGATCGCCTAAAGTACCATCGGATGTGGTATTGATTAGCAGTCAGTTATTCGATGAAGGCTCGGTGGAAGGATTGCCCGGTAATCCTAAGATAATTTACGAGCCCGGTGTCTACAAGTACAACAGCTTACAGTACCAAGGCATTACGACAAACCACGACAAGTTTGGCGGACGCCGTTTCGGTACAAATACTGCATGGCGTTGGACTCAGGCAGGAGTTAATATTCTGCATATGGGGGGAGCGGCAGCACCGATCGAAATTGAGCAGAAAATCTTGATGGGTCGTCCCGATGTGCTGCTCATTCCTGTGGGCGGTGGGCCAAAAGCTTATGGGCCAGAGGAAGCCAAACAAGCTATCCAAACTCTCAATCCCAAGTTGGTTATTCCCACTCATTACCGCACCCAAGCAGCTGATAAGGATAGTTGCGATATCGTGCCTCTGGAAGATTTCCTCAAATTGATGGATGGAATGCCTGTCAGGAACATCGATAGCGATACGATTACTTTTAGTGCTGGTGAATTACCTGAGAATGGTACGACGATCGGCGTTTTGAGTTACAAATTTTAG
- a CDS encoding anthranilate synthase component II yields MIIVIDNYDSFTYNLVQYLGELGAEFPVAADIQVYRNDRITLEKIKELQPAGVVISPGPGRPEDAGISPEIIRDLGPNLPILGVCLGHQGIGLVFGGKIVSAPELMHGKTSQVHHTGVGVFEEVENPLLATRYHSLVIDRETCPEVLEITAWVEDGTIMGVRHRHYPHIEGVQFHPESILTTSGKQLLRNFLKRL; encoded by the coding sequence TTGATTATTGTCATCGATAATTACGACAGTTTTACCTACAATCTGGTTCAGTATCTCGGAGAACTCGGCGCTGAGTTTCCCGTAGCAGCCGATATTCAGGTTTACCGCAACGATCGAATTACCCTAGAGAAAATTAAAGAACTACAACCGGCTGGTGTGGTGATTTCTCCTGGGCCAGGGCGACCCGAAGATGCGGGAATTTCTCCGGAAATAATTAGAGATCTGGGCCCCAACCTCCCTATTTTAGGAGTTTGCTTGGGTCATCAAGGCATCGGTCTGGTGTTTGGCGGTAAAATCGTTTCTGCTCCAGAATTAATGCACGGTAAAACTTCTCAGGTGCATCATACTGGTGTGGGCGTTTTCGAGGAAGTGGAAAATCCGCTTTTGGCAACGCGCTATCACAGTTTGGTAATTGACCGGGAAACTTGTCCGGAAGTGTTGGAAATTACAGCTTGGGTGGAGGATGGCACGATTATGGGGGTGCGACATCGCCACTATCCGCATATTGAAGGGGTGCAATTTCACCCAGAAAGTATTTTGACCACTTCTGGGAAACAGTTACTGAGAAATTTTCTGAAGAGACTTTGA
- a CDS encoding diacylglycerol kinase family protein: MPSELSTETSNQSDRVAQRDRELAWQVATSLLISFKYAWAGLSYAFKTQRNFRIHVIIGAVAIGLSIFLNLSRAEISLIGVTIGLVLAMELLNTAIESVVDLTVKQTYHELAKIAKDCAAGAVLISALAAVLVALALLLPPAIALLQSTWR, from the coding sequence ATGCCTAGCGAACTCTCGACAGAGACTTCCAACCAAAGCGATCGCGTTGCACAGCGAGACCGAGAGTTGGCATGGCAGGTTGCCACTAGCTTACTGATCAGTTTCAAATATGCTTGGGCGGGACTGAGTTACGCTTTTAAAACCCAGCGCAACTTTCGCATTCATGTGATTATCGGTGCTGTGGCGATCGGCCTGAGCATTTTCCTAAACTTAAGCCGTGCGGAAATATCTCTGATCGGAGTAACTATTGGGTTAGTTCTGGCAATGGAGTTATTGAATACGGCAATTGAGTCTGTGGTTGACTTGACCGTTAAGCAGACTTATCATGAGCTAGCCAAAATAGCTAAAGACTGCGCCGCCGGTGCTGTCTTAATTTCAGCCCTGGCAGCTGTGCTGGTGGCTCTTGCGCTGCTATTGCCGCCGGCGATCGCTCTGTTGCAATCGACCTGGCGCTAG
- the ybeY gene encoding rRNA maturation RNase YbeY produces MEVEVSVQDCLETSSQSTGISADTWQTWFHAWLETLQPDISPSQSYELSLRLTDDAEIQTLNSQYRHQNKPTDVLAFAALEVDSPQLDEMWESLPLYIGDIVISVDTAQRQAQQQGYPLQIELAWLAAHGLLHLLGWDHPDEESLNRMLLAQATLLESIGLNIQTG; encoded by the coding sequence GTGGAAGTAGAAGTAAGCGTACAGGATTGTTTGGAAACATCTTCCCAGTCAACGGGAATTAGTGCCGACACCTGGCAAACTTGGTTCCATGCTTGGTTGGAAACTTTGCAACCGGATATCTCCCCAAGCCAAAGCTACGAACTGAGTCTCCGTTTGACTGACGATGCAGAAATTCAGACACTCAACTCCCAGTACCGCCACCAAAATAAGCCGACAGACGTTCTGGCTTTTGCGGCTTTGGAGGTAGACTCTCCCCAGCTAGATGAAATGTGGGAGTCCCTACCTTTGTATATCGGTGATATAGTAATTTCCGTCGATACCGCCCAGCGACAGGCTCAACAGCAGGGCTATCCTTTGCAAATCGAGCTAGCTTGGTTAGCCGCTCACGGTTTGCTTCATCTTCTCGGCTGGGATCATCCGGACGAAGAGAGCTTGAATAGGATGCTGCTGGCTCAAGCTACTTTGCTGGAATCCATCGGCCTAAACATTCAAACTGGATAA
- a CDS encoding DUF3285 domain-containing protein — MSQSSSATEVSEQTETETATASASASATEPQPSYVKLAMRNMVRKRGTSLKHFVLTTVALLSVLIGLSYLTR; from the coding sequence GAAGTCTCGGAACAAACAGAAACCGAAACCGCAACAGCCTCAGCATCAGCGTCTGCGACCGAACCTCAACCCAGTTACGTCAAACTGGCAATGCGTAACATGGTGCGAAAGCGGGGTACTTCCTTAAAACATTTTGTACTGACAACCGTTGCCTTGCTGAGCGTCCTCATCGGTCTTTCCTACCTAACTCGCTGA